A stretch of DNA from Anaerolineales bacterium:
AAGAATGGATGGCATTTAGAACACACATCCGTATGAATTACCTTCTTGGTGGAACCGGTAGTCCAGGTGTTGCCACAAGCACAGATGACCTGTGCGTCTGGATAGAATTCCGGGTGAATACCTGCTTTCATTTTCTCAATCCTTTCACAACAATCAACACTTAGGCTGTTTCAGCCGGTAAAACGCTGACCATCTTGCGATCATCGCGGATGGTTTCGTAAAGCACATAACCGTCTATGGTAGCAAATAAGGTGTCATCCTTGCCTACCATCACGTTGTTGCCAGGTTTAATATGGGTGCCATGCTGACGAACAAGGATATTCCCAGCCCGCACGAATTCACCACCGTACTTTTTTACACCCAAACGTTGCCCCTGGCTGTCGCGCCCATTGCGGCTCGAGCCGCCACCCTTTTTGTGTGCCATATCTATCTCCTACTCTTCAGTGATCGCATCAATGCGAACACGTGTATATTGCTGCCGGTGGCCCGTCTTGGTGCGGATACGTTCCTTGGCTTTATAGCGAAACACGACCACCTTGGGACCTTTGACGTGGTTAAGTACCGTCGCTTGGATTTTTGCACCCTTTACAAAGGGGGTTCCAACTTTGACATTCTCACCATCGGAAATCAGCAGCACACGATCCATATCGATCTCTTCGCCAATTTCCAATGGATAGCGGTCCACATCGATGGACTCGCCGATGACGGCGCGATACTGTTTTCCGCCATCTTCAACAATTGCATACTTCATAAGCTTCCTCCAAGCTTCACTTCACCAGATTGCCCGCGTAGCATGGTATGATTTGAAATCCTTACCAAACGCCGGCACTTTGGGGAAGTTGGGGATATGATTACCAGCTGGGCTGGTACATGATAAATTTATGCCCCAGCAAGGCTCCTGGGGCAATGCGGGCTGAATTATAATAGGGATGTTTTTTCCTGTCAACGGGTTTTTCTAGGTGCTTTTTGTATCTTTCCTTATATGACAGTCTACACTATTAGTTCAGATTATAATAATCCATAATGGTTACATAAATTAACCAATTTACATGTTGTTTATCATGATTAGGAGGTATGGCGATGCCCGTGAAGGGATGGATTGAAGTCGATGAGATCTTCTGCAAGGGTTGCGAGCTATGTATCAATGAATGCCCTCAGCATGTGATGGAATTAGACATGGGGAGAATAACTCCTAAAGGTTACCATCCAGTCAGGCTGGCGAAAGACGGCTGCACGGGTTGTGGGATATGTGCCATCATGTGCCCCGAAGCAGCCTTAGACGTCTTCCGCGAAGCACCGGTAAAGACGGTAAAAACCACCGCAGAAGCGACATCTTAGGAGAATCCCCATGGCAAAAGAATTTCTCGAAGGTAATTTCGCCATGGCCGAAGCAGCCGTGCGCGCAGGCGTGGAAGCCTATTTTGGTTATCCCATCACCCCTCAAACGGAAATTTTAGAGTGGATGTCACATCGCATGCCAGAGCTTGGGCGGGCTTTCCTGCAAGCTGAAAGTGAAGTTGCTGCCATTAATATGGTGTATGGCGCCGCCTGCACGGGAGCACGTGTGATGAGCTCCTCCTCCAGTCCGGGTGTCAGCCTGATGCAGGAAGGCTTATCCTACATCGCTGGCACTGAGGTGCCCATGGTGCTCATTGATGTTGTACGGGGCGGACCAGGACTGGGCAACATTGCCCCTTCCCAGGGTGACTATAACCAGCTGGTCCATGGCGGTGGTCATGGTGATTATCACCCCATCGTCCTGGCACCCGCCTCCGTACAGGAAGCCATTGACCTGACCGTTTTGGCCTTCGACCTGGCTGAGAAATACCGCAATATTTGTATGATCATGGCGGATGGCTCAATCGGCCAGATGATGGAACCGGCTGAGCTACCGGAGATGCGCCCCCTGCGTACCATCACCCCTGATTGGGCTACCGATGGATGCCAGGGCCGCGAGCAACGCATCCTCACTTCCATCCTGATCGACCCCACCCTGGAAGAAATCTACAATCATAAGATCCTTGATACCTGGTACCGCATCCAAGCTAATGAGATCCGCTACAAGGAGTATTATTTGGATGATGCCGAATACGTGGTCATCGGTTTCGGCACTGCTGGGAGGATCGCCCTCACTGCGGTTCGCAATGCCCGTGCACAAGGCATCAAGATCGGCTTATTTCGGCCCATTTCCCTCAGCCCCTTCCCATTCCCGCAATTAGAGGAGCTAGCCAAAACTGCCCAGGGCATCCTGGTCACTGAGATGAACACCGGCCAGATGCTGGAAGACGTCAAGATGGCTGTCAAGGGGCGCGTGCCAATCGAGTTTTATGCCCGGGTAGGTGGCATCGTCCCCTACCCCGATGAGATCCTGGGCGAGATCCATCGCCTGGTGCATGAGCCGAAGAATATCGGCGGCGACCCACGCCAACGCTGGATGCAGCGTCTCAAAGATGGCGTGATCACCCTCTCTTAATGTTAAGGAAAAAATGATGGATACCCCTGTTCAAACCGAAGCTCTGACCGTTTACTCCCGCCCAGTCTCCTTGTCGCGCACCCCATCACACTACTGCCCAGGCTGCACGCATGGCATCGCACACCGCCTGATCGCAGAAATCCTGGATGAGATGGACATCCGCGAGAAGACCATTGGGGTTGCACCCGTGGGTTGCAGTGTGTTTGCGTACAATTACTTCACCTTCGATTGGGTCGAAGCTGCCCACGGCCGCGCGCCCGCCATGGCCACCGGCATGAAACGCGTCCTACCTGATCGCTTCATCTTCACTTACCAAGGTGATGGTGACCTGGCATCGATCGGCATGAGCGAGATCATGCACGTAGCCGGCCGTGGTGAAAATATCACCGTCATATTCATCAACAACGCGATTTATGGTATGACCGGTGGCCAGATGGCACCCACTACCCTTCCAGGTCAAAAAACCACCTCCTCGCCTCATGGCCGCGATGTGGAGACCATGGGATACCCATTGCACATGGCAGAAGTCCTCTCC
This window harbors:
- the rplU gene encoding 50S ribosomal protein L21, with the translated sequence MKYAIVEDGGKQYRAVIGESIDVDRYPLEIGEEIDMDRVLLISDGENVKVGTPFVKGAKIQATVLNHVKGPKVVVFRYKAKERIRTKTGHRQQYTRVRIDAITEE
- a CDS encoding 3-methyl-2-oxobutanoate dehydrogenase subunit VorB (catalyzes the coenzyme A-dependent oxidation of 3-methyl-2-oxobutanoate coupled to the reduction of ferredoxin producing S-(2-methylpropanoyl)-CoA), whose protein sequence is MAKEFLEGNFAMAEAAVRAGVEAYFGYPITPQTEILEWMSHRMPELGRAFLQAESEVAAINMVYGAACTGARVMSSSSSPGVSLMQEGLSYIAGTEVPMVLIDVVRGGPGLGNIAPSQGDYNQLVHGGGHGDYHPIVLAPASVQEAIDLTVLAFDLAEKYRNICMIMADGSIGQMMEPAELPEMRPLRTITPDWATDGCQGREQRILTSILIDPTLEEIYNHKILDTWYRIQANEIRYKEYYLDDAEYVVIGFGTAGRIALTAVRNARAQGIKIGLFRPISLSPFPFPQLEELAKTAQGILVTEMNTGQMLEDVKMAVKGRVPIEFYARVGGIVPYPDEILGEIHRLVHEPKNIGGDPRQRWMQRLKDGVITLS
- a CDS encoding 50S ribosomal protein L27, translating into MAHKKGGGSSRNGRDSQGQRLGVKKYGGEFVRAGNILVRQHGTHIKPGNNVMVGKDDTLFATIDGYVLYETIRDDRKMVSVLPAETA
- a CDS encoding 2-oxoglutarate oxidoreductase, which gives rise to MDTPVQTEALTVYSRPVSLSRTPSHYCPGCTHGIAHRLIAEILDEMDIREKTIGVAPVGCSVFAYNYFTFDWVEAAHGRAPAMATGMKRVLPDRFIFTYQGDGDLASIGMSEIMHVAGRGENITVIFINNAIYGMTGGQMAPTTLPGQKTTSSPHGRDVETMGYPLHMAEVLSRMDGAGYVVRRSLHDPKNIRMAKKAIRTAFETQKRGLGFSMVELLSTCNTNWGVSVQESLTWLVDHMIPVYPIQDFKVSLGLEGFKA
- a CDS encoding 4Fe-4S ferredoxin, with protein sequence MPVKGWIEVDEIFCKGCELCINECPQHVMELDMGRITPKGYHPVRLAKDGCTGCGICAIMCPEAALDVFREAPVKTVKTTAEATS